In Bacillus sp. KH172YL63, one genomic interval encodes:
- a CDS encoding cold-shock protein, with protein sequence MLEGTVKWFNAEKGFGFIEREGGDDVFVHFSAIQGEGFKTLEEGQKVTFEIVQGNRGDQAANVSKA encoded by the coding sequence ATGTTAGAAGGTACAGTTAAATGGTTTAACGCAGAAAAAGGTTTCGGATTCATCGAGCGCGAAGGTGGAGACGACGTGTTCGTACACTTCTCAGCTATTCAAGGCGAAGGATTCAAAACTTTAGAAGAAGGTCAAAAGGTTACTTTTGAAATCGTTCAAGGAAACCGTGGCGACCAGGCTGCTAACGTATCAAAAGCATAA
- the kynA gene encoding tryptophan 2,3-dioxygenase translates to MVKKHEEMGNEHVYTDFINRMTYGEYLGLDTLLDSQKRLSGHHDEMLFIIIHQVSELWMKLILHELQAGIASIQKGELSQAFKMLARISKIQSQIIHAWDVLSTLTPSEYVQFRDSLGQASGFQSYQYRMIEFALGYKTKHVLDIYKKDPDLSQQLNAAYKAPSIYDVSILSLHQAGLAIDEEVLNRDVSEPYTENQSVLEAWMTVYRSPETYWDLYELAEKLIDIEDWLQQWRFRHMKTVERIIGHKMGTGGSSGVGYLKKVLDHRFFPELWQVRTTL, encoded by the coding sequence ATGGTCAAAAAACATGAAGAGATGGGGAATGAACACGTCTATACAGATTTCATCAACCGGATGACTTATGGTGAATACCTTGGGCTGGATACTCTGCTCGACAGCCAAAAACGGTTATCAGGACATCATGATGAAATGCTGTTCATCATCATCCATCAAGTGAGCGAACTTTGGATGAAATTGATTCTGCACGAACTTCAGGCAGGAATTGCATCCATTCAAAAAGGCGAGCTTTCTCAGGCATTTAAGATGCTTGCCCGGATCTCGAAAATACAATCACAGATCATCCACGCATGGGACGTCCTGTCAACTCTCACACCATCAGAATATGTCCAGTTCAGGGACAGTCTCGGTCAAGCTTCCGGTTTCCAATCGTACCAGTACAGGATGATTGAATTTGCATTGGGCTATAAAACAAAGCACGTCCTGGATATTTATAAGAAAGATCCAGATTTGTCACAGCAATTGAACGCTGCTTACAAAGCCCCTTCCATATATGATGTGTCGATTTTATCCCTTCATCAAGCCGGTCTTGCCATTGATGAAGAAGTCCTCAACCGTGATGTCAGTGAGCCCTATACAGAAAATCAGTCTGTACTTGAAGCTTGGATGACTGTGTATCGAAGTCCTGAAACATACTGGGATCTTTACGAATTAGCGGAAAAATTAATCGATATTGAGGACTGGCTGCAGCAATGGCGCTTCAGACATATGAAAACTGTAGAACGGATCATCGGGCATAAAATGGGAACAGGCGGTTCAAGCGGTGTCGGTTATTTAAAGAAAGTATTGGATCACAGGTTCTTCCCTGAACTGTGGCAGGTGCGAACCACATTATAA
- a CDS encoding GNAT family N-acetyltransferase produces MDGTYLTSGLFLRKMMDSDWKDIHEYASLERVSRYQCWGPNTEQDTIEYVQGVLDDEKVNPQTRFVSVLVEALTGRVIGAGEITIKSRVNACGEIGYILHPDYWGKGIGTLLGSALIERGFGHNNLHRIEATCDPWNQGSKGVLRNIGMTLEGQIRHHLRIDDGWRDSLVYAIFEYEWEGTSKAKPL; encoded by the coding sequence GTGGATGGAACGTATCTTACTTCAGGTTTGTTTTTAAGAAAAATGATGGATAGTGATTGGAAGGATATTCATGAATATGCGTCTTTGGAACGTGTGTCCCGCTATCAATGCTGGGGACCGAATACAGAACAAGACACGATTGAGTACGTTCAGGGAGTGTTGGACGATGAAAAAGTCAACCCGCAAACAAGGTTCGTATCGGTGCTTGTCGAGGCATTGACGGGCAGGGTGATTGGAGCGGGAGAAATCACCATAAAGAGTAGAGTGAATGCATGTGGTGAAATCGGTTATATTCTCCATCCTGATTATTGGGGAAAGGGAATAGGTACACTTTTAGGTTCTGCACTGATCGAGAGGGGCTTCGGACACAACAACCTCCACAGGATAGAGGCAACATGCGATCCGTGGAATCAGGGTTCGAAAGGCGTGTTGCGAAACATAGGCATGACCTTGGAGGGGCAGATCCGACATCATCTCAGGATCGATGATGGGTGGAGGGATTCACTGGTTTATGCCATATTTGAGTATGAATGGGAAGGGACAAGTAAAGCCAAGCCATTATAA
- a CDS encoding YihY/virulence factor BrkB family protein codes for MNLIHHIKVVAGRFFGERFYDQAAQLAYYLLLSIFPFLLFVTSLISYLPISETNVLLLIKPFAPDKSYAIIQNNIERILYDQRGDVLSLSIFFTLWLASMAVQSMVRSLNLAYKIERKKPFLIALLYDLLLTVGFMILISFSLIVPVVEEYIRHARFTEGKINGDWSQAWVLGKWGLSSIFMFALFVFLYMVVPSKRISFRHVIPGALLAAFGWQGVSWLYGTYVKINDYSQFYGQLGSVITLVVWFYISSTILLIGGLLNGSIAGEAKKKG; via the coding sequence ATGAATTTAATCCATCATATCAAGGTTGTGGCCGGTCGTTTTTTCGGTGAGAGATTTTATGATCAGGCTGCACAACTGGCTTATTATTTACTATTATCCATTTTCCCTTTTTTACTTTTCGTCACTTCCCTGATCAGCTATTTGCCGATTTCGGAAACCAATGTCCTGCTTTTGATCAAACCGTTTGCTCCGGATAAATCTTATGCGATCATCCAAAACAATATTGAACGGATCCTCTATGATCAGAGAGGGGACGTGTTGTCCCTTTCGATCTTCTTTACTTTGTGGCTTGCGTCGATGGCTGTTCAGTCAATGGTGCGCTCATTGAACCTGGCATATAAAATCGAACGGAAGAAGCCTTTCTTAATTGCACTGCTTTATGATTTATTATTGACCGTCGGTTTCATGATCCTGATTTCATTTTCCCTTATCGTGCCTGTCGTGGAAGAGTATATCCGACATGCCAGATTTACAGAGGGGAAAATAAATGGTGACTGGTCGCAGGCGTGGGTCCTTGGCAAATGGGGACTGAGTTCGATTTTCATGTTCGCACTGTTTGTTTTTCTTTACATGGTCGTTCCTAGCAAGCGAATATCATTCCGCCATGTTATTCCTGGTGCCCTTCTGGCAGCCTTTGGATGGCAGGGAGTCTCATGGTTATACGGGACATATGTTAAAATCAACGACTACTCCCAGTTCTATGGTCAGCTTGGAAGTGTCATCACGTTGGTGGTCTGGTTTTACATATCTTCCACCATCCTGCTGATCGGGGGATTGTTAAATGGAAGCATCGCAGGGGAAGCGAAAAAGAAGGGATAG
- a CDS encoding peptide MFS transporter — MNSHLESLPQGKKHPKGLYLLFFTELWERYSYYGMRALLVLYLTTAYVSGGLGVEPAEALSIYGIYTGSVYFTPIFGGWMTDRFIGLRRAITIGGITMACGDFTIFLTHSQAGLYTGLALLVLGNGFFKPNISTLVGELYPRNDKRKDAAFTIFYMGINLGALFAPLVAGFLAEDLFLTTMNDGTMHYGFKWAFLASSIGMITGQIIFSTMNRKYLGTVGLKPNRLLAEEANENRDVPLTRKEKQRTTAILILACFVVFFWAGFEQAGSSFTLYTKNFIDRDVFGYTIPVAWFQSVNPLFIVILAPILSNIWLRLSKSKSGDLNMTTKMGIGMILLGLGFMVLIPAVMQTGSDEQNITVKANLLFIIFTYLLHTLGELFLSPVGLSLVSKVAPVKIASLLMGVWMAAIGVASLLAGQLASLTATLGYLEIFAVIGAAAIILGFVLLAISKKLVAMMQEENQS, encoded by the coding sequence GTGAACTCACATTTAGAAAGCTTACCCCAGGGAAAAAAACACCCTAAAGGACTGTATCTGTTATTTTTCACCGAGCTTTGGGAACGGTACAGCTATTACGGCATGCGTGCACTGCTCGTCTTATATCTGACGACTGCTTATGTGAGTGGAGGACTCGGTGTGGAGCCTGCAGAAGCTCTGTCCATCTACGGAATTTATACAGGAAGTGTGTATTTCACACCTATCTTCGGAGGATGGATGACCGATCGCTTCATCGGCTTAAGGCGTGCAATTACCATTGGTGGTATCACGATGGCCTGTGGGGATTTCACAATATTCCTTACCCATTCACAGGCTGGCCTTTACACGGGGCTTGCACTCCTCGTTCTCGGAAATGGTTTTTTCAAACCGAATATATCGACTCTCGTAGGGGAGCTTTATCCCCGGAATGATAAACGGAAGGACGCAGCTTTTACGATTTTCTATATGGGCATCAACCTCGGTGCACTATTCGCACCGCTTGTCGCAGGCTTCCTCGCTGAAGACCTGTTTCTCACCACAATGAATGACGGAACGATGCATTACGGGTTCAAGTGGGCATTCCTTGCTTCTTCCATCGGGATGATCACCGGGCAGATCATTTTCAGTACAATGAATCGTAAATATCTGGGGACCGTTGGATTAAAACCTAATCGCCTGTTGGCAGAAGAAGCAAACGAGAACCGCGACGTCCCCCTTACCCGAAAGGAAAAACAGCGTACAACCGCCATCTTGATCCTCGCCTGCTTTGTCGTATTTTTCTGGGCGGGATTTGAACAGGCCGGAAGCTCGTTCACACTGTACACGAAGAATTTCATCGATCGGGATGTATTTGGATATACCATCCCCGTCGCCTGGTTTCAATCTGTCAATCCATTGTTCATTGTCATCCTCGCACCGATTCTTTCAAATATCTGGCTGCGTCTTTCAAAATCAAAGAGCGGGGACTTGAACATGACGACGAAAATGGGCATCGGAATGATCCTTCTCGGCCTCGGCTTCATGGTACTCATACCGGCAGTCATGCAGACTGGTTCTGATGAACAGAATATAACCGTAAAAGCCAATCTCTTGTTCATCATTTTCACCTATCTTCTTCATACATTGGGAGAACTCTTTCTGTCACCGGTCGGATTGTCTCTCGTCAGTAAAGTGGCACCCGTGAAGATTGCCTCCCTCCTGATGGGTGTGTGGATGGCAGCAATCGGCGTCGCGAGTTTACTTGCCGGTCAGCTCGCCTCACTCACAGCAACACTCGGTTATCTGGAGATCTTCGCCGTCATCGGGGCTGCTGCCATCATCCTTGGATTTGTTCTCCTCGCCATTTCCAAAAAGCTCGTTGCCATGATGCAGGAAGAAAATCAGTCGTGA